The sequence below is a genomic window from Acidimicrobiia bacterium.
CCCTGCGTGTTGAGCAGGATCGCCTCGTCGTATCCCGACTTCACCGCCTCGACCTTGGCCAGACTGGAGTTGATGTAGATGCCGGTGCCCTTGGCCGCTACCGGATTGACGTTCGGGTCCATGCGCCGCCACGACGAGATCTTCATTCGCACCCCCGCGGCGAGGCTGTCCTCGCCGAGGTATGCGCCCCACGGCCACACCGCGATCGACACGTTCACTGGGCAGGGCAGCGGGTTGAGGCCGATCTCCCCGTAACCGAGAAACGCGATCGGGCGCACATAGCACGAGTCGAGCCCGCTCTCGCGCACGGTGAGCTTGCACGCCTCGACGAGCTCCTCACGCGAGTAGGGGATCTCCATCATGATCAGCTTCGCCGAGTCGAGCAGCCGGTCGATGTGGTCGGTGAGGCGGAAGACGGCCGGGCCGTCGGGAGTCGCGTACGTACGGATCCCTTCGAACACACCGGAGCCGTAGTGCAGGCTGTGCGTGAGGACGTGCACGCGCGCTTCGTCCCACGGCA
It includes:
- a CDS encoding branched-chain amino acid transaminase, which gives rise to MPFEKTEKIWMDGELVPWDEARVHVLTHSLHYGSGVFEGIRTYATPDGPAVFRLTDHIDRLLDSAKLIMMEIPYSREELVEACKLTVRESGLDSCYVRPIAFLGYGEIGLNPLPCPVNVSIAVWPWGAYLGEDSLAAGVRMKISSWRRMDPNVNPVAAKGTGIYINSSLAKVEAVKSGYDEAILLNTQGYVAECTGENLFIVRDGVLVTPTLASGALAGITRDSIMTIARDLGYEVREEQLLRHDLYLADEAFLTGTAAEVVPIRSVDDRVIGDPGEMTRKLQETYLATVRGQVERYKDWLEHV